In a genomic window of Leisingera caerulea DSM 24564:
- a CDS encoding Crp/Fnr family transcriptional regulator: MLTTRLPDSGFLSGASGPLRRMLESQATEVRLRQGEVLFEQGDAGDALYAIAEGALEFSVLSASGRKLSLDMMRPGAVFGEITLFDPGERTATAIAAEPSRVLRLRSGDVLAQIRQHPDLAADLLRLAGQRMRWMNTQLNEQVFLPMPVRLARKLLYLAPEGRDGRVALSQAELAEFVGATREAVSKTLAAWKRNGLVSISRGGVQILDRTELAVLAEPDSI; this comes from the coding sequence ATGCTGACAACCCGCCTGCCGGATTCCGGCTTCCTCTCCGGCGCCTCGGGCCCGCTGCGCCGGATGCTGGAGAGCCAGGCCACAGAGGTGCGCCTGCGCCAGGGGGAAGTGCTGTTTGAACAAGGCGATGCGGGCGATGCGCTTTATGCCATTGCCGAAGGCGCGCTGGAGTTCTCGGTGCTCTCCGCTTCCGGCCGCAAGCTGTCGCTCGACATGATGCGCCCCGGCGCGGTGTTCGGCGAAATCACCCTCTTTGACCCGGGCGAGCGCACCGCCACCGCCATCGCCGCCGAGCCCAGCCGGGTGCTGCGCCTGCGCAGCGGCGACGTTCTGGCCCAGATCCGCCAGCACCCGGATCTGGCCGCCGACCTGTTGCGGCTGGCCGGGCAGCGGATGCGCTGGATGAACACCCAATTGAACGAGCAGGTCTTCCTGCCGATGCCGGTGCGGCTGGCGCGCAAGCTGCTGTATCTCGCACCCGAGGGGCGCGACGGACGGGTCGCCCTGTCACAGGCGGAACTGGCTGAATTTGTCGGCGCCACCCGCGAGGCGGTGTCCAAAACCCTGGCCGCCTGGAAGCGCAACGGGCTGGTCAGCATCAGCCGCGGCGGGGTGCAGATCCTCGACCGCACCGAACTGGCCGTGCTGGCGGAGCCGGATTCCATCTAA
- a CDS encoding Do family serine endopeptidase, with translation MTMRLIWLAVLSMAVLLMQAVTAMARPESLAPLAERVSPSVVNITTTTVVEGRTGPQGIVPEGSPFEDFFREFQDRNGNGNGNRPRRSSALGSGFVISEDGYIVTNNHVIDGADEIEIEFFPGEGQPKKLLPAEVIGTDPNTDIALLKVKAPAPLKFVKFGDSDTARVGDWVVAMGNPLGQGFSLSAGIVSARNRELSGSYDDYIQTDAAINRGNSGGPLFNMDGDVVGVNTAILSPTGGSIGIGFSMASNVVVRVVEQLKEFGETRRGWLGVKIQDVDADLAEAIGLEKARGALVTDVPEGPAKEAGVLAGDVIVSFDGADVRDTRSLVRQVGNAEVGKTVRVVVYREGKTETLRVTLGRREDAERGPSSQPDGSGDAPGSTEKELLGLSVGVLTEQMRSELNVGEDVEGLAILSVDETSEAWEKGLRAGDVITEAGQQKVTSISDLEARVEEAKEAGRKSLLLLVRRGGEPRFVALNLAE, from the coding sequence ATGACGATGCGCCTGATCTGGCTTGCAGTGCTGAGCATGGCGGTCCTGCTGATGCAGGCGGTAACCGCAATGGCCCGGCCCGAGAGCCTGGCGCCGCTGGCCGAGCGGGTGAGCCCGTCGGTTGTCAACATCACCACCACCACCGTGGTGGAGGGGCGCACCGGGCCGCAGGGCATCGTGCCGGAGGGCTCGCCGTTTGAGGATTTCTTCCGCGAGTTCCAGGACCGCAACGGCAACGGCAATGGCAACCGGCCGCGCCGCTCCTCGGCGCTGGGCTCCGGCTTTGTGATCTCCGAGGACGGCTATATCGTCACCAACAACCATGTGATCGACGGCGCCGATGAGATCGAGATCGAGTTCTTCCCCGGCGAAGGCCAGCCCAAGAAGCTGCTGCCGGCCGAGGTGATCGGCACCGATCCCAACACCGATATCGCGCTCTTGAAGGTCAAGGCGCCGGCGCCGCTGAAGTTTGTCAAATTCGGCGACAGCGACACTGCGCGCGTTGGCGACTGGGTGGTTGCGATGGGCAACCCGCTGGGACAGGGATTCTCGCTGTCGGCGGGCATTGTCTCGGCCCGCAACCGCGAGCTTTCGGGCTCTTATGACGATTACATCCAGACCGATGCAGCGATCAACCGGGGCAACTCCGGCGGACCGCTGTTCAACATGGACGGCGATGTGGTCGGGGTGAATACCGCGATCCTGTCGCCCACCGGCGGCTCCATCGGCATCGGCTTCTCGATGGCGTCCAACGTGGTGGTCAGGGTGGTTGAGCAGCTGAAGGAATTCGGCGAGACCCGCCGCGGCTGGCTGGGTGTGAAGATCCAGGATGTGGATGCGGACCTTGCTGAGGCGATCGGGCTGGAAAAGGCCCGCGGCGCGCTGGTGACCGACGTTCCGGAAGGCCCCGCGAAAGAGGCGGGCGTTCTGGCCGGCGATGTGATCGTCAGTTTTGATGGCGCCGATGTGCGCGACACCCGCAGCCTGGTGCGTCAGGTCGGCAACGCCGAGGTCGGCAAGACCGTGCGCGTTGTGGTCTACCGCGAAGGCAAGACCGAAACCCTGCGGGTGACCCTGGGCCGCCGCGAGGATGCGGAGCGCGGGCCGTCGTCCCAGCCGGACGGCAGCGGCGATGCGCCGGGCAGCACCGAGAAAGAGCTTCTGGGGCTGTCGGTTGGTGTTCTGACGGAGCAGATGCGCAGCGAGCTGAATGTCGGCGAAGACGTCGAGGGGCTGGCGATTCTGTCGGTGGATGAGACGTCGGAAGCCTGGGAGAAGGGCCTGCGCGCGGGCGATGTGATCACCGAGGCGGGCCAGCAGAAGGTCACCTCGATCAGTGATCTGGAAGCGCGGGTCGAGGAAGCCAAAGAGGCAGGCCGCAAGTCACTGCTGCTGCTGGTGCGCCGCGGCGGCGAGCCGCGTTTTGTGGCGCTGAACCTGGCGGAGTGA
- a CDS encoding DUF2065 family protein, which yields MGFVLLALGLVLVAEGLVYALAPSLVERLLEMLRMLSEEQRRNAGLAALALGLILVWLAFLLGF from the coding sequence ATGGGATTCGTCCTGCTGGCTCTCGGGCTGGTGCTGGTTGCAGAGGGGCTGGTGTACGCACTGGCCCCTTCGCTTGTGGAGCGGCTGCTGGAGATGCTGCGGATGCTGAGCGAGGAGCAGCGCCGCAACGCCGGGCTGGCGGCGCTGGCACTGGGGCTGATCCTGGTCTGGCTGGCCTTCCTGCTTGGGTTCTGA
- the hflC gene encoding protease modulator HflC, with translation MRKSTLLLPILVVLGIAALSAVFIVDEREKALVLRFGRVVDVKETPGLAFKLPVIDNVVRYDDRILSLEVGPLEVTPLDDRRLIVDAFSRYRIANVDTFRQAVGAGGIGAAESRLDKIMRAQTREVLGSVSSNDILSSDRAALMLRIRNGAITQARQLGLEVIDVRLKRTDLPQANLEATFARMRAEREREAADEIARGEEAAQRVRAQADRTEVELVSEAEREAEVIRGEADAERNGIFATAYGADPEFFEFYRSLNAYVGALQGSNSSMVLSPDSDFFNYLKSSGGKPAVQ, from the coding sequence ATGCGGAAATCTACTCTTCTTCTGCCCATCCTTGTGGTTCTGGGCATTGCAGCGCTGTCGGCGGTCTTTATCGTGGACGAGCGTGAAAAGGCGCTGGTGCTGCGCTTTGGCCGGGTGGTCGACGTTAAGGAGACGCCGGGCCTGGCGTTCAAGCTGCCGGTCATCGACAACGTTGTGCGTTACGACGACCGCATCCTGAGCCTGGAAGTCGGCCCGCTGGAAGTCACCCCGCTGGATGACCGCCGCCTGATCGTGGATGCGTTCTCGCGCTACCGGATTGCCAATGTGGATACCTTCCGCCAGGCGGTTGGTGCCGGCGGCATCGGTGCCGCGGAATCGCGCCTGGACAAGATCATGCGGGCGCAAACCCGCGAGGTGCTGGGCTCTGTCAGCTCCAACGACATCCTGTCGTCGGACCGGGCCGCGCTGATGCTGCGGATCCGCAACGGCGCGATCACCCAGGCCCGCCAGCTGGGTCTTGAGGTGATCGACGTGCGGCTGAAGCGCACCGACCTGCCGCAGGCCAACCTGGAAGCCACCTTTGCCCGGATGCGCGCCGAGCGCGAGCGGGAAGCGGCGGATGAGATCGCCCGCGGTGAAGAGGCGGCGCAGCGCGTCCGCGCCCAGGCCGACCGGACCGAGGTCGAGCTGGTGTCGGAAGCCGAACGCGAGGCTGAGGTGATCCGCGGTGAAGCGGATGCCGAGCGGAACGGGATTTTTGCCACGGCTTATGGGGCGGACCCGGAGTTCTTTGAGTTCTACCGCAGCCTCAACGCCTATGTCGGCGCCCTGCAGGGGAGCAACTCCTCGATGGTGCTGTCGCCGGATTCCGATTTCTTCAACTACCTGAAATCGTCTGGCGGCAAGCCGGCGGTGCAGTAA
- the hflK gene encoding FtsH protease activity modulator HflK encodes MAGNSGGPWGGGGSSGGGGGNRGNNGGNNGGGGRKPDEPQIPEIDELVKKGQEQLRVLMGGRGGKGGGRGGRGGPGGGAPLFTKGTLGLAAVAAAVLWGFASIYTVKPEEQSVELFLGEYSDTGQPGLNFAPWPLVTYEVIPVRVEQTENIGAGSRGGEAGLMLTGDENIIDVDFQVVWNISDPAQFLFNLRDPRTTINAVSESAMREIIAQSELAPILNRDRGAITARLEELIQLTLDSYNSGVNIVRVNFDGADPPEPVKDAFREVQSAGQERDRLEKQADAYANRKLAGARGQAAQTLEEAEAYRAQVVNEAQGEASRFSAVLEEYQKAPEVTRKRLYLETMEQVLSGVDKIILDDTTGEGGQAVVPYLPLNELRKQQEGN; translated from the coding sequence ATGGCGGGCAATAGCGGTGGCCCATGGGGGGGCGGCGGCTCCTCCGGCGGCGGAGGAGGCAACCGGGGCAACAACGGCGGCAACAATGGCGGCGGCGGCCGCAAGCCGGATGAGCCTCAGATCCCCGAAATCGACGAGCTGGTGAAGAAAGGCCAGGAGCAGCTGCGCGTGCTGATGGGCGGGCGCGGCGGCAAGGGCGGCGGCCGCGGCGGACGCGGCGGCCCGGGCGGCGGCGCGCCGCTGTTCACCAAAGGCACGCTGGGCCTGGCGGCTGTTGCCGCTGCGGTTCTGTGGGGCTTTGCCAGCATTTATACCGTCAAGCCGGAAGAGCAGTCGGTTGAACTGTTCCTGGGCGAGTATTCGGACACCGGCCAGCCGGGCCTGAACTTTGCCCCCTGGCCGCTGGTCACCTATGAGGTGATCCCGGTGCGGGTCGAGCAGACCGAGAACATCGGCGCCGGTTCGCGCGGCGGCGAGGCCGGTCTGATGCTGACCGGCGATGAAAACATCATCGACGTGGATTTCCAGGTGGTCTGGAACATCTCCGATCCGGCCCAGTTCCTGTTCAACCTGCGCGACCCGCGCACCACCATCAACGCAGTGTCGGAATCGGCCATGCGCGAGATCATCGCCCAGTCCGAGCTGGCGCCGATCCTGAACCGCGACCGCGGCGCCATCACCGCCCGTCTGGAAGAACTGATTCAGCTGACGCTGGACAGCTACAACAGCGGCGTGAATATCGTCCGGGTGAACTTTGACGGCGCCGACCCGCCAGAGCCGGTGAAAGACGCCTTCCGCGAAGTGCAGTCGGCAGGCCAGGAGCGTGACCGGCTTGAGAAACAGGCCGATGCCTATGCCAACCGCAAGCTGGCGGGCGCCCGCGGCCAGGCCGCGCAGACGCTGGAAGAGGCCGAGGCCTACCGCGCCCAGGTGGTGAACGAAGCCCAGGGTGAGGCGAGCCGCTTCAGCGCGGTTCTGGAGGAATACCAGAAGGCGCCTGAGGTGACCCGCAAACGCCTGTACCTGGAGACCATGGAGCAAGTGCTGAGCGGTGTGGACAAGATCATCCTGGATGACACCACCGGCGAAGGCGGCCAGGCCGTTGTGCCCTATCTGCCGCTGAATGAGCTGCGCAAGCAGCAGGAGGGCAACTGA
- the gor gene encoding glutathione-disulfide reductase — MSFDYDLFVIGGGSGGVRAARVAAQEGAKVALAEEDRYGGTCVIRGCVPKKLMVFASEYAGMVEDAQAYGWDIQPGGFNWDTFRGKLHAELDRLEGVYRNILKNNGVESFDQRAKLADAHTVELADGTRKTAKHILIATGGWPSVPDFPGCELAVTSNEMFTLDKLPESLLIVGGGYIACEFAGIMNGLGVKTTQYYRGAQILRGFDDEARGLISEEMCQAGVDVHLGTNVLEMRQDGDKIRVKSTNGQERLFDKVMYATGRNPNADNLGLEEIGVERGRNGEIVVDEYSQTSVPSVYAIGDVTDRVALTPVAIREAMAFVETVFKGNPTSPDHELIPTAIFTQPEMGTIGLSEEEAGEREPVEVYATSFKPMQQSFAGRAQRVLMKLIVSKETRKVLGCHIVAPGAGEMIQLAGIAVKMGATKEDFDRTVAVHPTMSEELVTLKTPVRSR; from the coding sequence ATGAGCTTTGATTATGATCTGTTTGTCATCGGCGGCGGCTCCGGCGGGGTGCGGGCAGCCCGCGTGGCGGCGCAGGAAGGCGCCAAGGTGGCGCTGGCAGAGGAAGACCGCTACGGCGGCACTTGCGTGATCCGCGGCTGCGTGCCGAAGAAGCTGATGGTGTTTGCCTCTGAATACGCAGGCATGGTGGAGGACGCCCAGGCCTATGGCTGGGACATCCAGCCCGGCGGTTTCAACTGGGATACCTTCAGGGGCAAGCTGCACGCCGAACTGGACCGGCTGGAAGGCGTCTACCGCAATATCCTCAAGAACAACGGGGTCGAAAGCTTTGACCAGCGCGCCAAGCTGGCCGATGCCCACACGGTGGAACTGGCCGACGGCACCCGCAAGACCGCCAAGCATATCCTGATCGCCACCGGCGGCTGGCCGTCTGTGCCGGACTTCCCGGGCTGCGAGCTGGCGGTCACCTCGAACGAGATGTTCACCCTGGACAAGCTGCCCGAAAGCCTGCTGATCGTCGGCGGCGGCTATATCGCCTGCGAGTTTGCGGGTATCATGAACGGGCTGGGCGTTAAGACCACCCAGTACTACCGCGGTGCGCAGATCCTGCGCGGCTTTGACGACGAGGCGCGCGGGCTGATCTCTGAGGAGATGTGCCAGGCGGGCGTTGATGTGCATCTGGGCACCAACGTGCTGGAGATGCGCCAGGACGGGGACAAGATCCGGGTCAAATCGACCAACGGGCAGGAGCGCCTGTTCGACAAGGTTATGTATGCCACCGGCCGCAACCCGAATGCGGACAACCTGGGCCTGGAAGAGATCGGCGTGGAGCGCGGCCGCAACGGCGAAATCGTCGTTGACGAGTACAGCCAGACCTCGGTGCCGTCGGTCTATGCGATCGGTGATGTGACCGACCGGGTGGCCCTGACGCCGGTGGCGATCCGCGAGGCGATGGCTTTTGTCGAGACCGTGTTCAAGGGCAACCCGACCAGCCCCGACCATGAGCTGATCCCGACGGCGATTTTCACCCAGCCGGAGATGGGCACCATCGGGCTGAGCGAGGAAGAGGCCGGCGAGCGCGAACCGGTCGAGGTCTACGCGACGTCCTTCAAGCCGATGCAGCAAAGCTTTGCCGGACGGGCGCAGCGGGTGCTGATGAAGCTGATCGTCAGCAAGGAAACCCGCAAGGTGCTGGGCTGCCATATCGTCGCACCTGGTGCGGGAGAGATGATCCAACTGGCGGGAATCGCCGTAAAGATGGGCGCGACCAAGGAAGATTTCGACCGCACGGTTGCGGTGCACCCGACAATGTCGGAAGAGTTGGTAACGCTGAAGACTCCGGTGCGCTCGAGATAA
- the rpiA gene encoding ribose-5-phosphate isomerase RpiA, producing MTGELSPIDKAKFVAAKRAAEMVEDGMRVGLGTGSTAAWLVRCLGEMVQKDGLKITAVPTSSRTAALARDVGINVVSLDEAKWLDMTIDGADEFDADLNLIKGGGGAHLQEKIVATASDQMVVIADASKSVETLGAFPLPVEVLRFGWQSSQALIEETLVSMDVMGRSTTLRMNGDAPFVTDEGNYILDLHLNRIGNARQLALVLNQIPGVIENGLFIDICDTVVIGYGDGRVEVRDINEGTVEKDKLDFVENDNLFTDLQD from the coding sequence ATGACCGGAGAACTGTCGCCCATCGACAAGGCGAAATTCGTAGCTGCCAAGCGGGCGGCCGAAATGGTGGAGGACGGGATGCGGGTCGGCCTGGGCACCGGCTCCACCGCGGCCTGGCTGGTGCGCTGCCTGGGCGAGATGGTGCAGAAGGACGGGCTGAAGATCACCGCCGTGCCGACCTCGTCGCGCACCGCCGCGCTGGCCCGCGATGTGGGCATCAACGTGGTGTCGCTGGATGAGGCCAAGTGGCTGGATATGACCATTGACGGCGCCGATGAGTTCGATGCCGACCTGAACCTGATCAAGGGCGGCGGCGGCGCGCATCTGCAGGAGAAGATCGTCGCCACGGCCTCGGATCAGATGGTGGTGATTGCGGACGCCAGCAAATCGGTCGAGACGCTGGGCGCCTTCCCGCTGCCGGTGGAGGTGCTGCGCTTTGGCTGGCAGAGCAGCCAGGCGCTGATCGAGGAAACCCTGGTTTCGATGGACGTGATGGGCCGCAGCACCACGCTGCGGATGAACGGCGATGCGCCGTTTGTGACGGATGAGGGGAACTATATCCTCGACCTGCACCTGAACCGCATCGGCAACGCCCGCCAGCTGGCGCTGGTGCTGAACCAGATCCCCGGGGTGATCGAGAACGGGCTGTTCATCGACATCTGCGACACCGTGGTGATCGGCTATGGCGACGGCCGGGTCGAGGTGCGCGACATCAACGAAGGCACCGTCGAGAAGGACAAGCTGGATTTCGTCGAGAACGACAACCTGTTCACCGACCTGCAGGACTGA
- a CDS encoding methyltransferase domain-containing protein, with translation MLQFDEETARVLEDAYRGADISRRRRASFDALAPQPGDRILDLGCGNGLLTEELARAVGPAGHVAGLDASPDMLAAARQRLQGRDNTTLTQSDAASLLFEPESFDKAVSVQVFEYITSRRPVLRALHKVLKPGSRLVIGDIHFDTFAWHSDNRARMQRFLEIWDNHLAERAVPARLPEELQDCGFAPEAMQPVTICDTSLRPDGMAAMMIRLIRAYAVQTEATDEDDAAAWAQEQEELAAEGRFFFSLTHFVCTARRQ, from the coding sequence ATGCTGCAATTCGACGAGGAAACCGCCCGCGTGCTGGAAGACGCCTACCGGGGCGCGGATATTTCGCGGCGGCGGCGCGCCAGCTTCGACGCGCTGGCGCCGCAGCCGGGCGACCGCATCCTGGATCTCGGCTGCGGCAACGGCCTGCTGACCGAGGAACTCGCGCGCGCCGTCGGCCCCGCGGGCCATGTGGCCGGGCTGGACGCCAGCCCCGACATGCTCGCCGCCGCCCGCCAGCGGCTGCAGGGGCGGGACAACACCACGCTGACGCAAAGCGATGCCGCCAGCCTGCTGTTTGAGCCGGAAAGCTTCGACAAGGCGGTGTCGGTGCAGGTGTTCGAATACATCACCAGCCGCCGCCCGGTGCTGCGCGCGCTTCACAAAGTGCTGAAGCCCGGCAGCCGCCTGGTGATCGGCGACATTCACTTCGATACATTTGCCTGGCACAGCGACAACCGCGCCCGGATGCAGCGGTTTCTGGAGATCTGGGACAATCACCTGGCCGAACGTGCGGTGCCCGCGCGGCTGCCCGAGGAGCTGCAGGACTGCGGTTTTGCGCCGGAAGCGATGCAGCCTGTCACGATCTGCGACACCAGCCTGCGGCCCGACGGCATGGCGGCCATGATGATCCGCCTGATCCGCGCCTATGCGGTGCAGACCGAAGCCACCGACGAAGACGACGCCGCCGCCTGGGCGCAGGAGCAGGAAGAACTGGCGGCAGAGGGCCGGTTCTTCTTCTCGCTCACCCATTTCGTCTGCACCGCCCGGCGGCAGTAG
- a CDS encoding alpha/beta fold hydrolase, with product MPDLPYLRAGSGPVLVLVHGYLGGAAQWQSEIDAFSGEYDVIAPNLPGFGAAAGLPGCSTIAAMAEAVLTLLDSLKVPEFILMGHSMGGMIAQEMAAARPAAVQKLILYGTGPLGLMPDRFEPITVSRERLLADGVAETIARIGATWFKSGTKARGYPLLTEVGAQASPQAALAALGAMASWDGRQALPRLTMPTLVVWGDSDRSYRWPQVESLWTNLPNVRLSVVPGAAHAVHLEKPALFHSLIRDFLQEGCGDNA from the coding sequence ATGCCGGACCTCCCCTATCTGCGTGCCGGCTCCGGCCCGGTTCTGGTGCTGGTGCACGGCTATCTGGGCGGTGCTGCCCAGTGGCAAAGCGAGATCGATGCCTTCAGCGGCGAGTACGATGTCATCGCGCCCAACCTTCCAGGGTTTGGCGCCGCCGCCGGCCTGCCCGGTTGCAGCACCATCGCCGCAATGGCAGAGGCGGTCCTCACCCTTCTCGACAGCCTGAAGGTTCCGGAGTTCATCCTCATGGGCCATTCCATGGGCGGCATGATTGCTCAGGAAATGGCCGCCGCCCGGCCCGCGGCGGTGCAGAAGCTGATCCTCTATGGAACCGGCCCGCTGGGCCTGATGCCGGACCGGTTCGAACCCATCACCGTCTCCCGCGAACGGCTGCTGGCCGACGGCGTGGCAGAAACCATCGCGCGCATCGGGGCAACCTGGTTCAAATCAGGCACCAAGGCGCGCGGCTACCCGCTGCTGACAGAGGTCGGCGCCCAGGCCAGCCCGCAGGCCGCGCTGGCTGCGCTTGGGGCAATGGCAAGCTGGGACGGGCGGCAGGCGCTGCCGCGGCTGACCATGCCGACGCTGGTGGTCTGGGGCGATTCCGACCGCTCTTACCGCTGGCCCCAGGTGGAGTCGCTGTGGACCAACCTGCCCAACGTGCGCCTGTCAGTGGTGCCCGGTGCCGCCCATGCGGTGCACTTGGAAAAACCGGCCCTGTTCCACTCCCTGATCCGGGACTTCCTGCAGGAAGGCTGCGGTGACAACGCGTAA
- a CDS encoding TRAP transporter large permease, translating to MEWYTVGLGLLGLLMMFITIGLPIPFALAAASLPFLWQIQGWETSIVSSELKLWGVWIDYILLAVPLFVFLGELIGRSSIGPNLYQFLHQGVRIKGSAAYGSIGASAGFGAVCGSSMVGALTIGGVALPEMLRLGYGKRLSSGVLAAGGTLSVLIPPSLILLFYGIVTDQSIGDLFIAGVIPGLILVSSFVVVVLVWGMMKPEDIPGSEDAAKMPLKMILSTIGPVILIGLVITVAIYAGIATPTEAAAVAALLTVVLAFWVGGLNWQGFKGAIFATMRTMGYLGLLLSAGVLFGFVLTYYRVPQQFTDLFLSFELSPYTVLAIVLVFYILLGMFLEPVSMTFITLPTIYPLMDAAGFDLIWFGVVYTITMEIAVLTPPVGLNLYVIQAIGREQVSIGDVIMGCLPFIAAMILLISILILSPDVALWLPEQMR from the coding sequence ATGGAATGGTATACTGTCGGCCTCGGCCTGCTGGGCCTGCTGATGATGTTCATCACCATCGGCCTGCCTATCCCCTTTGCCCTGGCGGCAGCGTCGCTGCCGTTTCTCTGGCAGATCCAGGGCTGGGAAACCTCCATTGTCTCGTCTGAGCTGAAGCTCTGGGGTGTCTGGATCGACTACATCCTGCTGGCGGTGCCGCTGTTCGTCTTCCTGGGCGAACTGATAGGGCGCTCCAGCATCGGCCCCAACCTCTACCAGTTCCTGCACCAGGGCGTCCGGATCAAGGGGTCTGCCGCCTATGGTTCCATCGGCGCCAGCGCCGGCTTCGGTGCAGTCTGCGGCTCCTCGATGGTGGGGGCGCTCACCATCGGCGGTGTCGCGCTGCCGGAAATGCTGCGGCTGGGTTACGGCAAGCGCCTGTCCAGCGGCGTGCTGGCCGCAGGCGGCACCCTGTCGGTGCTGATCCCGCCCAGCCTGATCCTGCTGTTCTACGGCATCGTGACCGACCAGAGCATTGGAGATTTATTCATTGCGGGCGTCATTCCCGGGCTGATCCTGGTCTCCAGCTTTGTGGTGGTGGTGCTGGTCTGGGGCATGATGAAGCCTGAGGACATCCCCGGCAGCGAAGACGCCGCGAAGATGCCGCTGAAGATGATCCTCAGCACCATCGGCCCTGTCATCCTGATCGGCCTGGTGATCACTGTCGCGATCTATGCGGGCATCGCCACCCCGACCGAGGCCGCCGCCGTTGCCGCGCTCCTGACCGTGGTGCTGGCCTTCTGGGTCGGCGGCCTGAACTGGCAGGGCTTCAAGGGCGCCATCTTTGCCACCATGCGTACCATGGGCTATCTCGGGCTGCTGCTGTCGGCCGGCGTGCTGTTCGGCTTTGTGCTGACCTATTACCGGGTGCCGCAGCAGTTCACCGACCTGTTCCTGTCGTTTGAGCTGTCGCCCTATACCGTCCTGGCCATCGTGCTTGTGTTCTACATCCTTCTCGGCATGTTCCTGGAACCGGTGTCGATGACCTTTATCACGCTGCCGACCATCTACCCGCTGATGGATGCCGCCGGCTTTGATCTGATCTGGTTCGGGGTTGTCTACACCATCACCATGGAAATTGCGGTGCTGACCCCGCCGGTGGGCCTGAACCTCTATGTCATTCAGGCCATCGGCCGCGAACAGGTGAGCATCGGCGACGTGATCATGGGCTGTTTGCCCTTTATCGCTGCGATGATCCTGCTCATCTCCATTCTCATCCTGTCGCCCGACGTGGCGCTGTGGCTGCCGGAGCAGATGCGCTGA
- a CDS encoding TRAP transporter small permease: MDDGLDRLIRAVERAVVWLAGAGAAVVLVQMLWISYGVFVRYGLGKPDRMVTEATALLLFPVAFAGLAYALREDAFPKVTMITELLRPGARRALDIVNHILMLGVGSFFSYAGVSATIRSFNSGVASEILHWPRYAFWAPGAAALVLFSLYAALRLIRLIRTPAPSGDL; encoded by the coding sequence ATGGATGACGGTTTAGACCGCCTGATCCGGGCCGTGGAACGTGCAGTCGTCTGGCTGGCCGGAGCGGGCGCCGCTGTGGTTCTGGTTCAGATGCTGTGGATCTCTTACGGTGTCTTCGTGCGCTACGGCCTGGGAAAACCCGACCGGATGGTGACCGAAGCCACGGCCCTGCTGCTGTTTCCGGTCGCCTTTGCCGGCCTTGCCTACGCGCTGCGCGAAGACGCCTTTCCCAAGGTCACGATGATCACGGAGCTGCTCCGCCCCGGCGCCCGCCGGGCTCTGGATATCGTGAACCACATCCTGATGCTGGGTGTCGGCAGCTTCTTTTCCTATGCCGGGGTCAGCGCCACGATCCGCTCGTTCAACTCGGGCGTTGCCTCCGAAATCCTGCACTGGCCCCGCTATGCGTTCTGGGCCCCCGGCGCGGCGGCGCTGGTGCTGTTCTCACTTTATGCCGCGCTGCGTCTGATCCGCCTGATCCGCACACCGGCCCCGTCGGGAGACCTCTAA